The Streptomyces sp. Mut1 genome window below encodes:
- a CDS encoding acetate--CoA ligase family protein, with amino-acid sequence MLGSTHGTLTTDFRARVVACGEEPRAAVHSRATIAPEGDLDVSGRPLHAPVPDLDRFFRPESVAVIGASDTEGRPNTGITRQLTTWAERVGARLYPVHPTRTSVFGRACFPSVAALPEQVDLAVLLVSDPLPVIEELARAKVRFAVAFASGFAETGEEGAAAQARLAAAVERSGLRLLGPNTNLNAFEEFRDDLEGPAIALITQSGHQGRPVYTLQELGVRLSHWAPTGNEADLETADFIAYFSQRPEVGAIACYVEGLKDGRSFLLAADRAARAGVPVVAVKVGRTEAGARTAASHTGKLTGADQVVDAAMRQFGVIRVDGLDELQDTAALLARARKPQAEGVVVYSISGGTGAHFADLATGAGLHLPELPADKRAELHTWIPDYLNVANPVDNGGHPVGDWRGRKIIDAILADPSVGVLICPITGPFPPMSDRLAQDLVDAAEATDKLVCVVWGSPVGTEDAYRTTLLGSSRVATFRTFGNCITAVKAYLDHHRFVASYRSPFDEAPRTPSPSFRKAQALMRPGQQLSEHAAKQLLRAYGIRVPREQLVTSAAAAVRAAGLVGYPVVMKASGARLAHKTELGLVKVGLTSASQVRDAYRELTDIARYEDVELDGILVCQMVERGVEMMVGVTRDPLFGPTVTVGLGGVLVEVLHDAAVRVPPFGEEQARAMLGELRGRALLEGVRGGPPVDVDALVEVVLRVERMALELGDDLAELDINPLMVLGRGQGAVALDALAVCR; translated from the coding sequence ATGCTTGGATCGACTCACGGCACCCTCACCACCGACTTCCGCGCCAGGGTGGTGGCCTGCGGCGAGGAACCACGCGCCGCCGTCCACAGCAGGGCCACCATCGCCCCGGAGGGCGACCTCGACGTCAGCGGCCGGCCGCTGCACGCCCCCGTCCCGGACCTGGACCGGTTCTTCCGGCCCGAGTCCGTCGCCGTCATCGGGGCGTCCGACACCGAGGGGCGCCCCAACACCGGCATCACCCGCCAGCTCACCACCTGGGCCGAGCGCGTCGGGGCGCGGCTGTATCCCGTGCACCCCACACGCACGTCGGTCTTCGGGCGGGCGTGCTTCCCCTCCGTCGCCGCCCTGCCGGAACAGGTCGACCTCGCGGTGCTGCTCGTCAGCGACCCGCTCCCCGTGATCGAGGAACTGGCCCGGGCCAAGGTGCGGTTCGCCGTCGCCTTCGCCTCCGGGTTCGCCGAGACCGGCGAGGAGGGCGCCGCCGCCCAGGCCCGGCTGGCCGCCGCGGTGGAGCGGTCGGGGCTGCGGCTGCTCGGCCCGAACACCAACCTCAACGCCTTCGAGGAGTTCCGCGACGACCTCGAAGGTCCGGCGATCGCGCTGATCACCCAGTCCGGCCATCAGGGCCGCCCCGTCTACACCCTCCAGGAGCTGGGCGTACGCCTCTCGCACTGGGCGCCCACGGGCAACGAGGCCGATCTGGAGACCGCCGACTTCATCGCGTACTTCTCGCAGCGCCCCGAGGTCGGGGCCATCGCCTGCTACGTGGAGGGGCTCAAGGACGGGCGCTCCTTCCTGCTCGCGGCGGACCGGGCCGCGCGGGCCGGGGTCCCCGTGGTCGCGGTCAAGGTGGGACGGACGGAGGCGGGGGCCAGGACGGCCGCCTCACACACCGGCAAGCTGACCGGCGCCGACCAGGTGGTCGACGCGGCGATGCGGCAGTTCGGCGTGATCCGCGTGGACGGCCTGGACGAGCTCCAGGACACCGCGGCCCTCCTGGCCCGCGCCCGTAAGCCGCAGGCCGAGGGCGTCGTCGTCTATTCGATCTCGGGCGGCACGGGCGCGCACTTCGCGGACCTGGCCACGGGCGCCGGACTCCACCTCCCCGAACTCCCGGCGGACAAGCGGGCCGAGCTGCACACCTGGATACCGGACTACCTGAACGTGGCGAACCCGGTCGACAACGGCGGCCACCCGGTCGGCGACTGGCGCGGCCGGAAGATCATCGACGCGATCCTCGCCGACCCCTCGGTGGGCGTGCTGATCTGCCCCATCACCGGCCCCTTCCCGCCGATGAGCGACCGGCTCGCGCAGGACCTGGTCGACGCGGCGGAGGCCACGGACAAGCTGGTGTGCGTGGTGTGGGGGTCGCCGGTCGGTACCGAGGATGCCTACCGCACCACGCTGCTCGGCTCGTCCCGCGTCGCCACCTTCCGCACCTTCGGCAACTGCATCACCGCCGTGAAGGCCTACCTCGACCACCACCGCTTCGTCGCCTCGTACCGCTCCCCCTTCGACGAGGCCCCACGCACCCCCTCGCCCTCCTTCCGCAAGGCGCAGGCGCTGATGCGCCCGGGGCAGCAGCTCAGCGAGCACGCGGCGAAGCAGCTGCTGCGGGCGTACGGGATCCGGGTGCCCCGCGAGCAGTTGGTGACCAGCGCCGCCGCGGCCGTCCGCGCGGCGGGGCTGGTCGGCTACCCCGTCGTCATGAAGGCGTCCGGCGCCCGGCTCGCCCACAAGACGGAACTGGGCCTCGTCAAGGTCGGCCTGACCTCGGCCAGCCAGGTCCGCGACGCCTATCGCGAACTCACCGACATCGCCCGCTACGAGGACGTCGAACTCGACGGCATCCTGGTCTGCCAGATGGTGGAGCGCGGCGTCGAGATGATGGTCGGCGTCACCCGGGACCCGCTGTTCGGGCCGACGGTGACGGTGGGTCTCGGCGGCGTGCTCGTGGAGGTGCTGCACGACGCGGCGGTGCGGGTGCCGCCGTTCGGCGAGGAGCAGGCGCGGGCGATGCTCGGCGAGCTGCGCGGCCGGGCCCTGCTCGAAGGGGTGCGCGGCGGGCCGCCGGTGGATGTGGACGCGCTCGTGGAGGTGGTCCTGCGGGTCGAGCGGATGGCGCTCGAACTGGGCGACGACCTGGCGGAGCTGGACATCAACCCACTGATGGTGCTGGGCCGGGGCCAGGGAGCGGTGGCCCTGGACGCGCTGGCGGTCTGCCGCTGA
- a CDS encoding MarR family winged helix-turn-helix transcriptional regulator, producing MEDVTGDGVAERRERLMEALRVHGGHYAELSRRFAAWLGLHSTDATAVLEIAAAEERGTPLSPARLSERIPLSTGATTALLNRLEAAGHITRVREHTDRRVITLRSGGHIQERADEFFGPLARRLDATMAHYPPELLERFEAFMADLNATMDTHLTEEGTPARRSPRTR from the coding sequence ATGGAGGATGTGACGGGCGACGGCGTCGCGGAGCGGCGCGAGCGGCTGATGGAGGCGCTGAGGGTCCACGGCGGCCACTACGCCGAGCTGAGCCGGCGCTTCGCCGCCTGGCTCGGGCTGCACTCCACCGACGCCACCGCGGTGCTGGAGATCGCCGCCGCCGAGGAGCGCGGCACCCCCCTGTCACCGGCCCGGCTGAGCGAGCGCATCCCACTGTCCACGGGCGCCACCACCGCCCTACTGAACCGCCTCGAAGCGGCGGGGCACATCACCCGCGTCCGGGAACACACCGACCGGCGCGTCATCACCCTGCGCAGCGGCGGGCACATCCAGGAGCGGGCGGACGAATTCTTCGGGCCGCTGGCCCGCCGTCTCGACGCCACGATGGCGCACTACCCGCCCGAACTCCTGGAGCGGTTCGAGGCGTTCATGGCCGACCTGAACGCCACCATGGACACGCACCTCACGGAAGAGGGCACACCGGCGCGCCGCTCGCCGCGCACCCGGTGA
- a CDS encoding MFS transporter, translating into MEVLSVPDPSPTPGSPPQPYRWLILAVMIVAEVMDLLDASIVNVAGPDLERSLGAGSIGLQWVIGGYALTLGAGLVLGGRLGDRYGRRRMFLIGLAAFTASSLLCALAPGIGSLIAFRLLQGTAGAMLLPQGLGLLRENFSGPELTKVFAIFGPVLGLGGIIGPVLGGFLIEGDFFGLGWRSVFLVNLPIGLAALIVAAKFVPRKPGDRAVRVDMAGAALVVAACALLVLPLNQGQESGWPLWTWLCMAASALGFALFAARQRRTAAAGRVPLVTPGLLRKPAFTVGLGGIALFFGGLIGTQLVLTLYLQIGRQFTAGEAGLGNLPLAVGTAIGGAVSGAFLADRIGRKVLQIGPLVQLAGAAVLWFELDGLDATSFSIRDIVPGVTVAGIGAGMVIAALFSFILAAVDDDEIGSASGVLSAVQALGGSIGVAVFGSVFFDRAGSGDFTGGFHRALIVQACLLVAFLAITFLLPAKGRPEDEQLGIAPEPSADGSGTERQLTR; encoded by the coding sequence ATGGAGGTACTGAGCGTGCCTGACCCGTCCCCCACCCCGGGCTCCCCGCCCCAGCCGTACCGGTGGCTGATCCTGGCGGTGATGATCGTCGCCGAGGTCATGGACCTCCTGGACGCGTCGATCGTCAACGTCGCGGGCCCGGACCTGGAGAGATCCCTCGGTGCCGGTTCCATCGGCCTCCAGTGGGTGATCGGCGGCTACGCCCTGACCCTGGGCGCGGGCCTGGTGCTGGGCGGCCGGCTCGGCGACCGCTACGGGCGGCGCCGGATGTTCCTGATCGGGCTGGCGGCCTTCACGGCAAGCTCGCTGCTGTGCGCGCTCGCGCCCGGCATCGGGTCGCTGATCGCCTTCCGCCTGCTCCAGGGCACCGCGGGGGCGATGCTTCTCCCGCAGGGCCTCGGCCTGCTGCGGGAGAACTTCTCCGGTCCCGAGCTGACCAAGGTCTTCGCGATCTTCGGTCCCGTCCTCGGCCTCGGCGGCATCATCGGGCCCGTCCTCGGCGGCTTCCTCATCGAGGGCGACTTCTTCGGCCTGGGCTGGCGGTCGGTGTTCCTGGTCAACCTGCCCATCGGTCTCGCGGCGCTGATCGTCGCCGCGAAGTTCGTGCCGAGGAAGCCGGGCGACCGCGCGGTGCGGGTCGACATGGCGGGCGCGGCCCTGGTGGTGGCGGCCTGCGCCCTGCTGGTGCTGCCGCTCAACCAGGGACAGGAGAGCGGCTGGCCGCTGTGGACCTGGCTGTGCATGGCCGCCTCGGCGCTCGGCTTCGCCCTGTTCGCCGCCCGGCAGCGCCGTACGGCCGCGGCGGGCCGCGTCCCGCTGGTGACCCCGGGCCTGCTGCGCAAGCCTGCCTTCACCGTCGGGCTCGGCGGCATCGCCCTGTTCTTCGGCGGGCTGATCGGCACGCAGCTCGTGCTGACCCTCTACCTCCAGATCGGGCGGCAGTTCACCGCCGGCGAGGCCGGGCTCGGCAACCTGCCGCTGGCGGTGGGGACCGCGATCGGCGGGGCCGTCAGCGGTGCGTTCCTCGCGGACCGGATCGGCCGCAAGGTGCTCCAGATCGGACCGCTGGTCCAGCTGGCCGGCGCGGCCGTGCTCTGGTTCGAACTCGACGGACTCGACGCCACCTCGTTCTCGATCCGGGACATCGTCCCCGGCGTGACAGTGGCGGGCATCGGCGCGGGGATGGTGATCGCCGCCCTGTTCAGCTTCATTCTCGCCGCGGTGGACGACGACGAGATCGGGTCCGCCTCCGGCGTCCTGTCGGCGGTCCAGGCGCTCGGCGGCTCCATCGGCGTCGCGGTCTTCGGCTCGGTGTTCTTCGACCGGGCCGGGTCCGGTGACTTCACCGGCGGCTTCCACCGCGCGCTGATCGTCCAGGCGTGCCTGCTGGTGGCCTTCCTCGCCATCACCTTCCTGCTGCCCGCGAAGGGCCGCCCGGAGGACGAACAGCTCGGGATCGCCCCGGAACCGTCCGCCGACGGCTCCGGCACGGAGCGGCAGCTCACCCGGTGA
- a CDS encoding flavin-containing monooxygenase codes for MSDSASTAGSTAPAPTDLTEDRPVYVIGGGPGGLAAASALRARGVRAVVLEKSGGVGASWRGHYDRLHLHTTRRWSALPGLPMPRRFGRWVSRDNVVRYLEKYAEHHELEVVTGVEVSRIDRAADGSGWRLSASGGRELTGRAVVVATGFNHTPRLPDWPGRETFTGELLHAADYRTPAPYAGKDVLVVGVGNTGAEIAVDLVEGGAQRVRLAVRTVPHIVRRSTAGWPAQATGILVRRLPVALVDRAGRLMSRIAVPDLAEHGLPRPDTGLYSRVKEGAIPVQDVGLIDAVKRGRVVPVAAVESFEKDAVVLADGTRLTPDAVIAATGYRRALEPLVGHLGVLDARGRPVAHGRRTPKQAPGLYFTGFTNPISGMLRELARDAEKIARRASRTRH; via the coding sequence ATGTCCGACAGCGCATCCACCGCCGGCAGCACCGCCCCGGCCCCCACCGACCTCACCGAGGACCGTCCCGTCTACGTCATCGGGGGCGGTCCGGGCGGGCTCGCCGCCGCTTCCGCCCTGCGCGCGCGGGGCGTTCGGGCCGTCGTCCTGGAGAAGTCCGGAGGCGTCGGCGCGTCCTGGCGCGGGCACTACGACCGGCTGCACCTGCACACCACCCGGCGCTGGTCCGCGCTCCCCGGACTGCCCATGCCCCGCAGGTTCGGGCGCTGGGTCTCCCGCGACAACGTGGTGCGCTACCTGGAGAAGTACGCCGAACACCACGAGCTGGAGGTGGTGACGGGCGTCGAGGTCTCCCGGATCGACCGGGCGGCGGACGGCAGCGGCTGGCGGCTGAGCGCGAGCGGCGGCCGCGAACTCACCGGCCGGGCCGTCGTCGTGGCCACCGGCTTCAACCACACCCCGCGCCTCCCCGACTGGCCCGGCCGCGAGACGTTCACCGGCGAGCTGCTGCACGCCGCCGACTACCGCACCCCGGCCCCCTACGCGGGCAAGGACGTCCTCGTCGTCGGCGTCGGCAACACGGGCGCCGAGATAGCCGTCGACCTGGTGGAGGGCGGGGCGCAGCGCGTACGGCTCGCGGTGCGCACCGTCCCGCACATCGTGCGCCGCTCCACGGCCGGGTGGCCCGCGCAGGCGACCGGCATCCTGGTGCGCCGGCTCCCCGTCGCCCTGGTGGACCGGGCCGGGCGCCTGATGTCCCGTATCGCCGTCCCCGACCTTGCCGAGCACGGGCTCCCCCGGCCGGACACGGGCCTGTACTCGCGGGTCAAGGAGGGCGCCATCCCGGTCCAGGACGTCGGGCTGATCGACGCGGTGAAGCGCGGCCGGGTGGTGCCGGTGGCGGCCGTCGAGTCGTTCGAGAAGGACGCGGTGGTCCTGGCGGACGGCACCCGGCTCACCCCGGACGCGGTGATCGCCGCGACGGGCTACCGGCGGGCCCTGGAACCGCTGGTCGGCCACCTCGGCGTGCTGGATGCCCGGGGCCGCCCGGTGGCGCACGGCCGGCGCACCCCGAAGCAGGCACCCGGCCTGTACTTCACCGGCTTCACCAACCCCATCAGCGGCATGCTCCGCGAACTGGCCCGGGACGCCGAGAAGATCGCCAGGAGGGCGAGCCGGACGCGCCACTGA
- a CDS encoding DoxX family protein: protein MRTFWLDGAQWLAVLRVGLGLWWLESWRHKDRKAWFQRGTGIAWAADVAGKHRWPVVRAGFEKTVAPHPRAMAYIVVYAELALGLGLVTGFLTPVALVGGLLLNLLYLVLMIHDWAEQGQNAMMALISLVALFAMSWQTWSLDHAIGLFP from the coding sequence ATGCGGACGTTCTGGCTCGACGGGGCCCAGTGGCTCGCCGTACTGCGCGTCGGGCTCGGCCTGTGGTGGCTGGAGAGCTGGCGCCACAAGGACCGGAAGGCGTGGTTCCAGCGCGGCACCGGCATCGCGTGGGCGGCGGACGTGGCCGGGAAGCACCGCTGGCCGGTGGTCCGCGCCGGCTTCGAGAAGACCGTCGCCCCGCACCCCAGGGCCATGGCGTACATCGTCGTGTACGCGGAACTCGCCCTCGGGCTCGGCCTGGTGACCGGCTTCCTGACCCCGGTCGCCCTCGTCGGCGGCCTCCTGCTCAACCTCCTCTACCTGGTGCTGATGATCCACGACTGGGCCGAGCAGGGGCAGAACGCGATGATGGCGCTCATCTCGCTGGTCGCCCTGTTCGCGATGTCCTGGCAGACCTGGTCCCTCGACCACGCGATCGGACTCTTCCCGTGA
- a CDS encoding Zn-ribbon domain-containing OB-fold protein, with the protein MTSAPPPPAPRHDLPEPDAFTRPYWDAAAEGHLLLRHCRACGRAHHYPREFCPYCWSEDGAWVRASGRATLYTWSVVHRNDLPPFGARVPYVAAVVDLAEGPRMMTQVVECEEGALAIGMELRVTFRREEGCEAVAVFRP; encoded by the coding sequence GTGACGAGCGCCCCGCCGCCCCCCGCCCCCCGCCACGATCTCCCCGAACCCGACGCCTTCACCCGCCCCTACTGGGACGCCGCGGCCGAGGGGCACCTCCTGCTGCGCCACTGCCGGGCCTGCGGCCGGGCGCACCACTACCCGCGCGAGTTCTGCCCGTACTGCTGGAGCGAGGACGGCGCATGGGTCCGCGCGAGCGGCCGGGCCACGCTCTACACCTGGTCCGTCGTCCACCGCAACGACCTGCCCCCGTTCGGCGCCCGCGTCCCGTACGTCGCCGCCGTGGTCGATCTGGCGGAGGGGCCGCGCATGATGACGCAGGTCGTGGAGTGCGAGGAGGGCGCGCTCGCCATCGGCATGGAGCTGCGGGTGACGTTCCGCCGGGAGGAGGGGTGCGAGGCGGTGGCGGTGTTCCGGCCGTGA
- a CDS encoding TetR/AcrR family transcriptional regulator, whose translation MTTTRAGLREQKKQATRVALREAALRLALRDGPDNVRVDDIAEAAGVSPRTYNNYFSSREQAIVAAVTAAREARVAATLAAVPATAPLADAVTRAILEQYTDPGDDDTLLLITAGPGLRAAFLDASAAVEPPLAAAIGRRLGDTGTPVARVLAASAAAAVRIALQDWLRPAPAVPAATDGLVVPSGSLPDLLRAALAALAPALDAAEEEARQRR comes from the coding sequence GTGACGACGACACGGGCCGGGCTGCGCGAGCAGAAGAAACAGGCCACCCGGGTGGCCCTGCGCGAGGCGGCGCTGCGGCTGGCCCTGCGCGACGGCCCCGACAACGTCCGGGTCGACGACATCGCGGAGGCCGCCGGAGTCTCGCCGAGGACCTACAACAACTACTTCTCCAGCCGTGAACAGGCGATCGTCGCCGCCGTCACCGCCGCACGGGAGGCGCGGGTCGCCGCGACGCTGGCCGCCGTGCCCGCCACGGCCCCGCTGGCCGACGCCGTGACCCGGGCGATCCTGGAGCAGTACACGGACCCCGGCGACGACGACACGCTGCTGCTCATCACCGCCGGCCCCGGGCTGCGGGCGGCGTTCCTCGACGCGTCCGCCGCCGTCGAACCGCCCCTGGCCGCCGCGATCGGCCGCCGCCTCGGGGACACCGGCACCCCCGTCGCCCGGGTCCTCGCGGCGAGCGCGGCCGCCGCGGTCCGGATCGCGCTCCAGGACTGGCTGCGGCCGGCCCCGGCCGTACCCGCCGCCACCGACGGCCTCGTCGTGCCGTCGGGCTCCCTGCCCGACCTGCTCCGGGCCGCGCTCGCCGCACTCGCCCCCGCGCTGGACGCGGCGGAGGAGGAAGCGCGGCAACGGCGCTGA
- a CDS encoding thioesterase family protein, with product MNTGSYYERIDAHHYKPTAHASGAWSTDEVHFSPLGGLLVHAIERHLEERPGERLLLSRVGFDILGRLALDECEIRVETVRPGRTIELVEAVALIAGRPVVRARAWSLAPVDTTAVADGEAERLTPPEALAPWPMADLWPGGFIASLDVRPLAPPLPGRTTAWISTPLDLVAGETAGPLASYVALVDTANGIAVREQPTEWMFPNVDLTIHLHRQPEGPWTGLDTTVVFGPTGQGLTSTVLHDVNGPVGRAEQILTVRPL from the coding sequence TTGAACACCGGCAGCTACTACGAGCGCATCGACGCGCACCACTACAAGCCCACCGCCCACGCCAGCGGTGCGTGGAGCACGGACGAGGTGCACTTCAGCCCGCTCGGCGGCCTCCTCGTCCACGCCATCGAGCGCCACCTCGAAGAGCGGCCGGGCGAGCGCCTGCTGCTGTCGCGGGTCGGCTTCGACATCCTCGGCCGGCTCGCCCTGGACGAGTGCGAGATCCGGGTCGAGACCGTCCGGCCCGGCCGCACCATCGAACTCGTGGAGGCCGTCGCCCTCATCGCCGGCCGCCCCGTCGTACGGGCCAGGGCCTGGTCGCTCGCGCCCGTCGACACCACCGCCGTCGCCGACGGCGAGGCCGAGCGGCTCACCCCGCCGGAGGCACTCGCGCCCTGGCCGATGGCCGACCTCTGGCCCGGCGGCTTCATCGCGTCCCTCGACGTCCGCCCGCTCGCGCCGCCGCTGCCGGGCCGCACGACCGCCTGGATCTCCACACCGCTGGACCTCGTCGCGGGCGAGACGGCGGGCCCGCTGGCCTCGTACGTCGCGCTCGTCGACACCGCCAACGGCATCGCCGTACGCGAGCAGCCCACCGAGTGGATGTTCCCCAACGTCGACCTGACGATCCACCTGCACCGGCAGCCCGAGGGCCCCTGGACCGGCCTCGACACCACGGTCGTCTTCGGCCCCACAGGTCAGGGCCTCACCAGCACCGTCCTGCACGACGTCAACGGCCCCGTCGGCCGGGCGGAACAGATCCTCACCGTCCGCCCCCTGTAG
- a CDS encoding DUF1707 SHOCT-like domain-containing protein: MTAEPSRSAARMRASDADREAVVEQLREAAAEGRIDLDELDVRLNLALTAKTYGDLAPLTDDLVPVVADTGEPLTLRGGMHGVKREGAWKVPPLIVVQAGMGGARLDFSQAECRLREVELEVDAQMGGVRIVVPEGWAVDTDALDLGLGGLRDRTSGARTPGAPLLRFTGTCGMGGVRLRNPGFRARRKQRKELGR, encoded by the coding sequence ATGACTGCCGAGCCCTCGCGATCCGCCGCCCGTATGCGGGCCTCCGACGCCGACCGCGAAGCGGTGGTGGAGCAACTGCGGGAGGCGGCGGCGGAGGGGCGCATCGACCTGGACGAGCTGGACGTCCGGCTGAATCTGGCCCTCACGGCGAAGACGTACGGCGATCTCGCCCCGCTCACCGACGACCTGGTCCCGGTCGTGGCGGACACGGGCGAGCCGCTGACCCTGCGGGGCGGCATGCACGGGGTGAAGCGGGAGGGTGCCTGGAAGGTGCCGCCACTCATCGTCGTGCAGGCGGGCATGGGCGGCGCCCGTCTCGACTTCAGCCAGGCCGAGTGCCGGCTGCGCGAGGTCGAACTGGAGGTGGACGCGCAGATGGGCGGGGTGCGGATCGTGGTGCCGGAGGGCTGGGCCGTGGACACGGACGCGCTGGACCTCGGGCTCGGCGGTCTGAGGGACCGGACCTCGGGCGCGCGGACGCCGGGTGCGCCGCTGCTGAGGTTCACGGGCACCTGCGGCATGGGCGGCGTCCGCCTGCGCAACCCCGGCTTCCGCGCCCGCCGCAAGCAGCGCAAGGAGCTGGGGCGCTGA